A window of the Mus pahari chromosome 1, PAHARI_EIJ_v1.1, whole genome shotgun sequence genome harbors these coding sequences:
- the Nolc1 gene encoding nucleolar and coiled-body phosphoprotein 1 isoform X3, protein MADTGLRRVVPSDLYPLVLRFLRDNQLSEVASKFAKATGTTQQDANASSLLDIYSFWLNRSTKAPKVKLQSNGPVTKKAKKETSSSDSSEDSSEDEDQAQGLPTQKAAAPVKRTNLPQHAGKAAAKASETSSSEDSSDEEEEEDKKKKPAQKAVKPQAKAVRPPPPKKAESSESESDSSSAEEAPQTQKPKTAVAAKAQTKAPAKPGTPAKAQHKVANGKAASSSSSSSSSSSSSDDSEEEKKAAAPPTKTVPKKQVVAKAPVKVAATPAQKSSSSEDSSSEEEEEQKKPIKKKAGPYSSVPPPSVSLPKKSPEAKAPKKAAVQTQPADSSDDSSDESDSSSEEEKKTPAKTVISKTPAKPAPVKKKAESSSDSSDSDSSEDEAPAKPVSTTKSTLSKPAVTPKPPAAKAVTAPKQPASGGQKPKSGKADSSSSEESSSSEEEEEEATKKSATTPKAKVTAKAVPAKQAPQAAGDSSSDSDSSSSEEEEKTPKPPAKKKATGGTVPKPAPGKKAAAESSSSSSEDSSEEEKKKHKATPKLQASKANGTPASLNGKAAKESEEEETEEKKKAAGNKPGSGKKRKQSETTDEATTPQAKKVKLQTPNTFPKRKKGERRASSPFRRVREEEIEVDSRVADNSFDAKRGAAGDWGERANQVLKFTKGKSFRHEKTKKKRGSYRGGSISVQVNSVKFDSE, encoded by the exons ATGGCGGATACCGGCTTGCGCCGCGTGGTTCCCAGCGACCTTTATCCCCTTGTGCTCAGATTTCTGCGGGATAACCAACTCTCGGAGGTGGCCAGTAAATTTGCAAAAGCAACCGGCACT ACGCAGCAGGATGCCAATGCCTCCTCCCTCTTGGACATCTATAGCTTCTGGCTCAA CAGGTCCACCAAAGCCCCAAAGGTGAAATTACAGTCAAATGGACCAGTGACCAAGAAGGCTAAGAAAGAGACTTCATCCAGTGACAGCAGTGAGGACAGCAGTGAGGACGAGGACCAAGCCCAAGGACTTCCCACACAGAAGGCTG CCGCACCTGTCAAGCGAACCAATTTGCCCCAGCATGCTGGGAAGGCAGCAGCCAAAGCTTCAGAGACCAGCAGTAGTGAAGACTCCagtgatgaagaggaggaagaggacaaaaagaaaaagcctgCCCAG AAAGCAGTTAAGCCCCAAGCCAAGGCAGTCAGACCTCCTCCTCCAAAGAAGGCAGAGagctctgagtctgagtctgactCAAGCTCAGCGGAAGAAGCACCACAGACCCAGAAGCCAAAGACAGCTGTGGCAGCTAAAGCTCAGACTAAAGCCCCTGCCAAACCAG GCACACCAGCGAAAGCACAGCATAAAGTAGCCAATGGCaaagcagccagcagcagcagcagcagcagcagcagcagcagcagcagcgatgactcagaggaagagaagaaggcagcTGCACCTCCCACGAAG ACTGTACCAAAAAAGCAAGTCGTGGCCAAGGCACCAGTGAAAGTAGCTGCCACCCCTGCCCAAAAGAGTTCTAGCAGTGAAGATTCTTCcagtgaagaggaagaggaacagaaaaaACCCATAAAGAAAAAAGCAG GTCCCTACAGTTCAGTTCCACCACCCTCTGTTTCTTTACCAAAGAAGTCCCCGGAAGCCAAGGCTCCAAAGAAAGCTGCTGTGCAGACACAGCCTGCAGACAGCAGCGACGACAGCAGTGACGAGTCTG ATTCGAGttctgaggaagagaaaaaaactcCAGCTAAGACAGTCATCTCCAAGACACCTGCCAAACCAGCTCCagtgaagaagaaagcagaaagctcTTCGGACAGCTCGG ATTCTGACAGTTCTGAGGATGAAGCTCCTGCCAAGCCAGTCAGTACCACCAAGAGTACCTTAAGCAAGCCAGCTGTCACTCCCAAGCCACCTGCAGCAAAGGCAGTGACAGCTCCTAAGCAACCTGCAAGTGGTGGCCAGAAACCGAAGAGCGGGAAGGCTGACAGCAGCTCCAGCGAGGAAAGCAGCtccagtgaggaggaggaggaggaggccaccaAGAAAAGTGCGACAACCCCCAAGGCCAAGGTGACTGCTAAAGCAGTACCCGCCAAACAGGCTCCTCAGGCTGCTGGGGACAGCAGCTCTGACTCAGATAGTTCCAGcagtgaagaggaggagaaaactcCTAAGCCCCCAGCTAAGAAGAAGGCAACAGGTGGAACCGTTCCCAAACCAGCCCCTGGGAAGAAAGCAGCGGccgagagcagcagcagcagctctgaagATTCcagtgaagaagagaaaaagaagcacaaAGCTACCCCTAAATTACAGGCAAGCAAGGCCAATGGCACTCCAGCTTCTCTGAATGGAAAAGCAGCCAAGGAAagtgaggaggaagaaacagaagagaagaaaaaggcagcTGGGAACAAGCCAG gttcAGGCAAGAAACGGAAGCAGAGTGAGACCACAGATGAAGCAACAACTCCTCAAGCTAAGAAAGTTAAGCTCCAGACCCCCAATACGTTTCCTAAAAGGAAGAAG GGAGAAAGAAGGGCATCTTCCCCTTTCCGCAGGGTAAGGGAGGAGGAGATTGAGGTGGACTCTCGAGTAGCAGACAATTCCTTTGATGCCAAG cGAGGTGCAGCTGGAGACTGGGGGGAGCGAGCCAATCAGGTTCTGAAGTTCACCAAAGGCAAGTCCTTCCGGCATGAAAAAACGAAGAAGAAGCGAGGCAGCTACCGGGGAGGCTCCATCTCTGTCCAGGTCAATTCTGTTAAATTCGACAGCGAGTGA
- the Nolc1 gene encoding nucleolar and coiled-body phosphoprotein 1 isoform X4 encodes MADTGLRRVVPSDLYPLVLRFLRDNQLSEVASKFAKATGTTQQDANASSLLDIYSFWLKSTKAPKVKLQSNGPVTKKAKKETSSSDSSEDSSEDEDQAQGLPTQKAAAPVKRTNLPQHAGKAAAKASETSSSEDSSDEEEEEDKKKKPAQKAVKPQAKAVRPPPPKKAESSESESDSSSAEEAPQTQKPKTAVAAKAQTKAPAKPGTPAKAQHKVANGKAASSSSSSSSSSSSSDDSEEEKKAAAPPTKTVPKKQVVAKAPVKVAATPAQKSSSSEDSSSEEEEEQKKPIKKKAGPYSSVPPPSVSLPKKSPEAKAPKKAAVQTQPADSSDDSSDESDSSSEEEKKTPAKTVISKTPAKPAPVKKKAESSSDSSDSDSSEDEAPAKPVSTTKSTLSKPAVTPKPPAAKAVTAPKQPASGGQKPKSGKADSSSSEESSSSEEEEEEATKKSATTPKAKVTAKAVPAKQAPQAAGDSSSDSDSSSSEEEEKTPKPPAKKKATGGTVPKPAPGKKAAAESSSSSSEDSSEEEKKKHKATPKLQASKANGTPASLNGKAAKESEEEETEEKKKAAGNKPGSGKKRKQSETTDEATTPQAKKVKLQTPNTFPKRKKGERRASSPFRRVREEEIEVDSRVADNSFDAKRGAAGDWGERANQVLKFTKGKSFRHEKTKKKRGSYRGGSISVQVNSVKFDSE; translated from the exons ATGGCGGATACCGGCTTGCGCCGCGTGGTTCCCAGCGACCTTTATCCCCTTGTGCTCAGATTTCTGCGGGATAACCAACTCTCGGAGGTGGCCAGTAAATTTGCAAAAGCAACCGGCACT ACGCAGCAGGATGCCAATGCCTCCTCCCTCTTGGACATCTATAGCTTCTGGCTCAA GTCCACCAAAGCCCCAAAGGTGAAATTACAGTCAAATGGACCAGTGACCAAGAAGGCTAAGAAAGAGACTTCATCCAGTGACAGCAGTGAGGACAGCAGTGAGGACGAGGACCAAGCCCAAGGACTTCCCACACAGAAGGCTG CCGCACCTGTCAAGCGAACCAATTTGCCCCAGCATGCTGGGAAGGCAGCAGCCAAAGCTTCAGAGACCAGCAGTAGTGAAGACTCCagtgatgaagaggaggaagaggacaaaaagaaaaagcctgCCCAG AAAGCAGTTAAGCCCCAAGCCAAGGCAGTCAGACCTCCTCCTCCAAAGAAGGCAGAGagctctgagtctgagtctgactCAAGCTCAGCGGAAGAAGCACCACAGACCCAGAAGCCAAAGACAGCTGTGGCAGCTAAAGCTCAGACTAAAGCCCCTGCCAAACCAG GCACACCAGCGAAAGCACAGCATAAAGTAGCCAATGGCaaagcagccagcagcagcagcagcagcagcagcagcagcagcagcagcgatgactcagaggaagagaagaaggcagcTGCACCTCCCACGAAG ACTGTACCAAAAAAGCAAGTCGTGGCCAAGGCACCAGTGAAAGTAGCTGCCACCCCTGCCCAAAAGAGTTCTAGCAGTGAAGATTCTTCcagtgaagaggaagaggaacagaaaaaACCCATAAAGAAAAAAGCAG GTCCCTACAGTTCAGTTCCACCACCCTCTGTTTCTTTACCAAAGAAGTCCCCGGAAGCCAAGGCTCCAAAGAAAGCTGCTGTGCAGACACAGCCTGCAGACAGCAGCGACGACAGCAGTGACGAGTCTG ATTCGAGttctgaggaagagaaaaaaactcCAGCTAAGACAGTCATCTCCAAGACACCTGCCAAACCAGCTCCagtgaagaagaaagcagaaagctcTTCGGACAGCTCGG ATTCTGACAGTTCTGAGGATGAAGCTCCTGCCAAGCCAGTCAGTACCACCAAGAGTACCTTAAGCAAGCCAGCTGTCACTCCCAAGCCACCTGCAGCAAAGGCAGTGACAGCTCCTAAGCAACCTGCAAGTGGTGGCCAGAAACCGAAGAGCGGGAAGGCTGACAGCAGCTCCAGCGAGGAAAGCAGCtccagtgaggaggaggaggaggaggccaccaAGAAAAGTGCGACAACCCCCAAGGCCAAGGTGACTGCTAAAGCAGTACCCGCCAAACAGGCTCCTCAGGCTGCTGGGGACAGCAGCTCTGACTCAGATAGTTCCAGcagtgaagaggaggagaaaactcCTAAGCCCCCAGCTAAGAAGAAGGCAACAGGTGGAACCGTTCCCAAACCAGCCCCTGGGAAGAAAGCAGCGGccgagagcagcagcagcagctctgaagATTCcagtgaagaagagaaaaagaagcacaaAGCTACCCCTAAATTACAGGCAAGCAAGGCCAATGGCACTCCAGCTTCTCTGAATGGAAAAGCAGCCAAGGAAagtgaggaggaagaaacagaagagaagaaaaaggcagcTGGGAACAAGCCAG gttcAGGCAAGAAACGGAAGCAGAGTGAGACCACAGATGAAGCAACAACTCCTCAAGCTAAGAAAGTTAAGCTCCAGACCCCCAATACGTTTCCTAAAAGGAAGAAG GGAGAAAGAAGGGCATCTTCCCCTTTCCGCAGGGTAAGGGAGGAGGAGATTGAGGTGGACTCTCGAGTAGCAGACAATTCCTTTGATGCCAAG cGAGGTGCAGCTGGAGACTGGGGGGAGCGAGCCAATCAGGTTCTGAAGTTCACCAAAGGCAAGTCCTTCCGGCATGAAAAAACGAAGAAGAAGCGAGGCAGCTACCGGGGAGGCTCCATCTCTGTCCAGGTCAATTCTGTTAAATTCGACAGCGAGTGA
- the Nolc1 gene encoding nucleolar and coiled-body phosphoprotein 1 isoform X1, producing the protein MADTGLRRVVPSDLYPLVLRFLRDNQLSEVASKFAKATGTTQQDANASSLLDIYSFWLNRSTKAPKVKLQSNGPVTKKAKKETSSSDSSEDSSEDEDQAQGLPTQKAAAPVKRTNLPQHAGKAAAKASETSSSEDSSDEEEEEDKKKKPAQQKAVKPQAKAVRPPPPKKAESSESESDSSSAEEAPQTQKPKTAVAAKAQTKAPAKPGTPAKAQHKVANGKAASSSSSSSSSSSSSDDSEEEKKAAAPPTKTVPKKQVVAKAPVKVAATPAQKSSSSEDSSSEEEEEQKKPIKKKAGPYSSVPPPSVSLPKKSPEAKAPKKAAVQTQPADSSDDSSDESDSSSEEEKKTPAKTVISKTPAKPAPVKKKAESSSDSSDSDSSEDEAPAKPVSTTKSTLSKPAVTPKPPAAKAVTAPKQPASGGQKPKSGKADSSSSEESSSSEEEEEEATKKSATTPKAKVTAKAVPAKQAPQAAGDSSSDSDSSSSEEEEKTPKPPAKKKATGGTVPKPAPGKKAAAESSSSSSEDSSEEEKKKHKATPKLQASKANGTPASLNGKAAKESEEEETEEKKKAAGNKPGSGKKRKQSETTDEATTPQAKKVKLQTPNTFPKRKKGERRASSPFRRVREEEIEVDSRVADNSFDAKRGAAGDWGERANQVLKFTKGKSFRHEKTKKKRGSYRGGSISVQVNSVKFDSE; encoded by the exons ATGGCGGATACCGGCTTGCGCCGCGTGGTTCCCAGCGACCTTTATCCCCTTGTGCTCAGATTTCTGCGGGATAACCAACTCTCGGAGGTGGCCAGTAAATTTGCAAAAGCAACCGGCACT ACGCAGCAGGATGCCAATGCCTCCTCCCTCTTGGACATCTATAGCTTCTGGCTCAA CAGGTCCACCAAAGCCCCAAAGGTGAAATTACAGTCAAATGGACCAGTGACCAAGAAGGCTAAGAAAGAGACTTCATCCAGTGACAGCAGTGAGGACAGCAGTGAGGACGAGGACCAAGCCCAAGGACTTCCCACACAGAAGGCTG CCGCACCTGTCAAGCGAACCAATTTGCCCCAGCATGCTGGGAAGGCAGCAGCCAAAGCTTCAGAGACCAGCAGTAGTGAAGACTCCagtgatgaagaggaggaagaggacaaaaagaaaaagcctgCCCAG CAGAAAGCAGTTAAGCCCCAAGCCAAGGCAGTCAGACCTCCTCCTCCAAAGAAGGCAGAGagctctgagtctgagtctgactCAAGCTCAGCGGAAGAAGCACCACAGACCCAGAAGCCAAAGACAGCTGTGGCAGCTAAAGCTCAGACTAAAGCCCCTGCCAAACCAG GCACACCAGCGAAAGCACAGCATAAAGTAGCCAATGGCaaagcagccagcagcagcagcagcagcagcagcagcagcagcagcagcgatgactcagaggaagagaagaaggcagcTGCACCTCCCACGAAG ACTGTACCAAAAAAGCAAGTCGTGGCCAAGGCACCAGTGAAAGTAGCTGCCACCCCTGCCCAAAAGAGTTCTAGCAGTGAAGATTCTTCcagtgaagaggaagaggaacagaaaaaACCCATAAAGAAAAAAGCAG GTCCCTACAGTTCAGTTCCACCACCCTCTGTTTCTTTACCAAAGAAGTCCCCGGAAGCCAAGGCTCCAAAGAAAGCTGCTGTGCAGACACAGCCTGCAGACAGCAGCGACGACAGCAGTGACGAGTCTG ATTCGAGttctgaggaagagaaaaaaactcCAGCTAAGACAGTCATCTCCAAGACACCTGCCAAACCAGCTCCagtgaagaagaaagcagaaagctcTTCGGACAGCTCGG ATTCTGACAGTTCTGAGGATGAAGCTCCTGCCAAGCCAGTCAGTACCACCAAGAGTACCTTAAGCAAGCCAGCTGTCACTCCCAAGCCACCTGCAGCAAAGGCAGTGACAGCTCCTAAGCAACCTGCAAGTGGTGGCCAGAAACCGAAGAGCGGGAAGGCTGACAGCAGCTCCAGCGAGGAAAGCAGCtccagtgaggaggaggaggaggaggccaccaAGAAAAGTGCGACAACCCCCAAGGCCAAGGTGACTGCTAAAGCAGTACCCGCCAAACAGGCTCCTCAGGCTGCTGGGGACAGCAGCTCTGACTCAGATAGTTCCAGcagtgaagaggaggagaaaactcCTAAGCCCCCAGCTAAGAAGAAGGCAACAGGTGGAACCGTTCCCAAACCAGCCCCTGGGAAGAAAGCAGCGGccgagagcagcagcagcagctctgaagATTCcagtgaagaagagaaaaagaagcacaaAGCTACCCCTAAATTACAGGCAAGCAAGGCCAATGGCACTCCAGCTTCTCTGAATGGAAAAGCAGCCAAGGAAagtgaggaggaagaaacagaagagaagaaaaaggcagcTGGGAACAAGCCAG gttcAGGCAAGAAACGGAAGCAGAGTGAGACCACAGATGAAGCAACAACTCCTCAAGCTAAGAAAGTTAAGCTCCAGACCCCCAATACGTTTCCTAAAAGGAAGAAG GGAGAAAGAAGGGCATCTTCCCCTTTCCGCAGGGTAAGGGAGGAGGAGATTGAGGTGGACTCTCGAGTAGCAGACAATTCCTTTGATGCCAAG cGAGGTGCAGCTGGAGACTGGGGGGAGCGAGCCAATCAGGTTCTGAAGTTCACCAAAGGCAAGTCCTTCCGGCATGAAAAAACGAAGAAGAAGCGAGGCAGCTACCGGGGAGGCTCCATCTCTGTCCAGGTCAATTCTGTTAAATTCGACAGCGAGTGA
- the Nolc1 gene encoding nucleolar and coiled-body phosphoprotein 1 isoform X2 — protein MADTGLRRVVPSDLYPLVLRFLRDNQLSEVASKFAKATGTTQQDANASSLLDIYSFWLKSTKAPKVKLQSNGPVTKKAKKETSSSDSSEDSSEDEDQAQGLPTQKAAAPVKRTNLPQHAGKAAAKASETSSSEDSSDEEEEEDKKKKPAQQKAVKPQAKAVRPPPPKKAESSESESDSSSAEEAPQTQKPKTAVAAKAQTKAPAKPGTPAKAQHKVANGKAASSSSSSSSSSSSSDDSEEEKKAAAPPTKTVPKKQVVAKAPVKVAATPAQKSSSSEDSSSEEEEEQKKPIKKKAGPYSSVPPPSVSLPKKSPEAKAPKKAAVQTQPADSSDDSSDESDSSSEEEKKTPAKTVISKTPAKPAPVKKKAESSSDSSDSDSSEDEAPAKPVSTTKSTLSKPAVTPKPPAAKAVTAPKQPASGGQKPKSGKADSSSSEESSSSEEEEEEATKKSATTPKAKVTAKAVPAKQAPQAAGDSSSDSDSSSSEEEEKTPKPPAKKKATGGTVPKPAPGKKAAAESSSSSSEDSSEEEKKKHKATPKLQASKANGTPASLNGKAAKESEEEETEEKKKAAGNKPGSGKKRKQSETTDEATTPQAKKVKLQTPNTFPKRKKGERRASSPFRRVREEEIEVDSRVADNSFDAKRGAAGDWGERANQVLKFTKGKSFRHEKTKKKRGSYRGGSISVQVNSVKFDSE, from the exons ATGGCGGATACCGGCTTGCGCCGCGTGGTTCCCAGCGACCTTTATCCCCTTGTGCTCAGATTTCTGCGGGATAACCAACTCTCGGAGGTGGCCAGTAAATTTGCAAAAGCAACCGGCACT ACGCAGCAGGATGCCAATGCCTCCTCCCTCTTGGACATCTATAGCTTCTGGCTCAA GTCCACCAAAGCCCCAAAGGTGAAATTACAGTCAAATGGACCAGTGACCAAGAAGGCTAAGAAAGAGACTTCATCCAGTGACAGCAGTGAGGACAGCAGTGAGGACGAGGACCAAGCCCAAGGACTTCCCACACAGAAGGCTG CCGCACCTGTCAAGCGAACCAATTTGCCCCAGCATGCTGGGAAGGCAGCAGCCAAAGCTTCAGAGACCAGCAGTAGTGAAGACTCCagtgatgaagaggaggaagaggacaaaaagaaaaagcctgCCCAG CAGAAAGCAGTTAAGCCCCAAGCCAAGGCAGTCAGACCTCCTCCTCCAAAGAAGGCAGAGagctctgagtctgagtctgactCAAGCTCAGCGGAAGAAGCACCACAGACCCAGAAGCCAAAGACAGCTGTGGCAGCTAAAGCTCAGACTAAAGCCCCTGCCAAACCAG GCACACCAGCGAAAGCACAGCATAAAGTAGCCAATGGCaaagcagccagcagcagcagcagcagcagcagcagcagcagcagcagcgatgactcagaggaagagaagaaggcagcTGCACCTCCCACGAAG ACTGTACCAAAAAAGCAAGTCGTGGCCAAGGCACCAGTGAAAGTAGCTGCCACCCCTGCCCAAAAGAGTTCTAGCAGTGAAGATTCTTCcagtgaagaggaagaggaacagaaaaaACCCATAAAGAAAAAAGCAG GTCCCTACAGTTCAGTTCCACCACCCTCTGTTTCTTTACCAAAGAAGTCCCCGGAAGCCAAGGCTCCAAAGAAAGCTGCTGTGCAGACACAGCCTGCAGACAGCAGCGACGACAGCAGTGACGAGTCTG ATTCGAGttctgaggaagagaaaaaaactcCAGCTAAGACAGTCATCTCCAAGACACCTGCCAAACCAGCTCCagtgaagaagaaagcagaaagctcTTCGGACAGCTCGG ATTCTGACAGTTCTGAGGATGAAGCTCCTGCCAAGCCAGTCAGTACCACCAAGAGTACCTTAAGCAAGCCAGCTGTCACTCCCAAGCCACCTGCAGCAAAGGCAGTGACAGCTCCTAAGCAACCTGCAAGTGGTGGCCAGAAACCGAAGAGCGGGAAGGCTGACAGCAGCTCCAGCGAGGAAAGCAGCtccagtgaggaggaggaggaggaggccaccaAGAAAAGTGCGACAACCCCCAAGGCCAAGGTGACTGCTAAAGCAGTACCCGCCAAACAGGCTCCTCAGGCTGCTGGGGACAGCAGCTCTGACTCAGATAGTTCCAGcagtgaagaggaggagaaaactcCTAAGCCCCCAGCTAAGAAGAAGGCAACAGGTGGAACCGTTCCCAAACCAGCCCCTGGGAAGAAAGCAGCGGccgagagcagcagcagcagctctgaagATTCcagtgaagaagagaaaaagaagcacaaAGCTACCCCTAAATTACAGGCAAGCAAGGCCAATGGCACTCCAGCTTCTCTGAATGGAAAAGCAGCCAAGGAAagtgaggaggaagaaacagaagagaagaaaaaggcagcTGGGAACAAGCCAG gttcAGGCAAGAAACGGAAGCAGAGTGAGACCACAGATGAAGCAACAACTCCTCAAGCTAAGAAAGTTAAGCTCCAGACCCCCAATACGTTTCCTAAAAGGAAGAAG GGAGAAAGAAGGGCATCTTCCCCTTTCCGCAGGGTAAGGGAGGAGGAGATTGAGGTGGACTCTCGAGTAGCAGACAATTCCTTTGATGCCAAG cGAGGTGCAGCTGGAGACTGGGGGGAGCGAGCCAATCAGGTTCTGAAGTTCACCAAAGGCAAGTCCTTCCGGCATGAAAAAACGAAGAAGAAGCGAGGCAGCTACCGGGGAGGCTCCATCTCTGTCCAGGTCAATTCTGTTAAATTCGACAGCGAGTGA